A window from Solanum stenotomum isolate F172 chromosome 7, ASM1918654v1, whole genome shotgun sequence encodes these proteins:
- the LOC125870919 gene encoding uncharacterized protein LOC125870919 has protein sequence MQTRLAISSSTKLHRLLLAQSQKYKSFFSSTGGRTADPAIHSGPLEGDDLEESVKVAENEKKQPNIKSVNAKDAFVPPKSPIGSSQKIESTGVNQSIDPLTQQKRQKSSNATDETSLKDVSCAGLDGSPWPDESKSRGDKFEDDKEYFSHHKPSPLAEMEMADTRKPITQATDVPADDGIALYPAPWGGMMVWRPEQLDTAEEALLRAVEIWKMNAMRGDPDSPQGRILRKLRGENW, from the exons ATGCAAACAAGATTGgcgatttcttcatctacaaaaCTTCATCGACTCTTATTGGCACAATCTCAAAAGTACAAATCATTTTTCTCTTCTACTGGAGGTCGAACAGCTGATCCTGCCATCCATTCTGGACCTCTTGAA GGAGATGACTTGGAGGAATCTGTTAAGGTAgcagaaaatgaaaagaaacaacCCAATATAAAGTCTGTTAACGCCAAGGATGCATTTGTTCCACCCAAATCACCGATCGGGTCATCTCAAAAGATCGAAAGCACGGGCGTTAACCAATCTATAGACCCATTGACACAACAAAAACGACAGAAATCTAGTAATGCTACCGATGAAACGTCATTAAAAGATGTTAGTTGTGCTGGATTGGATGGTTCTCCGTGGCCTGACGAATCGAAAAGCAGGGGAGATAAATTTGAAGATGACAAAGAGTATTTTAGTCATCATAAGCCATCTCCATTAGCGGAAATGGAGATGGCTGATACGAGGAAGCCAATTACGCAGGCGACTGATGTGCCTGCGGATGATGGCATTGCTCTGTATCCCGCCCCTTGGGGCGGGATGATGGTGTGGAGGCCGGAACAACTGGATACGGCTGAAGAGGCTCTTTTGAGAGCTGTGGAGATATGGAAAATGAATGCTATGAGAGGTGATCCAGATTCACCTCAAGGTAGGATTCTTAGAAAGCTTCGTGGTGAAAACTGGTGA
- the LOC125870921 gene encoding GATA transcription factor 23-like isoform X1, producing MDLKEVKRSEEAEEMKSCSYCHTTKTPLWRSGPSGPKSLCNACGIKYNKKRRQILGVEKKRRIVCKEEKSREIGKLMGFGGKLREEEQAAILLMALSCGSVGKLLF from the exons ATGGATCTGAAGGAAGTAAAG AGATCAGAAGAAGCAGAGGAAATGAAATCTTGTAGTTATTGTCATACCACAAAAACACCTCTTTGGAGAAGTGGTCCATCAGGTCCCAAG TCGTTGTGTAACGCATGTGGGATCAAGTATAATAAGAAGAGGAGACAGATTTTGGGTGtcgagaagaagaggagaattGTTTGTAAAGAGGAAAAGAGTAGAGAAATTGGTAAATTGATGGGATTTGGAGGAAAATTAAGAGAAGAAGAACAAGCGGCGATATTATTGATGGCTCTTTCTTGTGGATCTGTTGGAAAATTACTATTCTAA
- the LOC125870920 gene encoding uncharacterized protein LOC125870920 — MQTRLAISSSTKLHRLLLAQSQKYKSFFSSTGGRTADPAIHSGPLEGDDLEESVKAAENEKKQPNIKSVNAKDAFVPPKSPIGSSQKIESTGVNQPIDPLTQQKRQKSSNATDETSLKDVSCAGLDGSPWPDESKSRGDQFEDDREYFSHHKPSPLAEMEMADTRKPITQATDVPADDGIALYPAPWGGMMVWRPEQLDTAEEALLRAVEIWKMNAMRGDPDSPQGRILRKLRGENW, encoded by the exons ATGCAAACAAGATTGgcgatttcttcatctacaaaaCTTCATCGACTCTTATTGGCACAATCTCAAAAGTACAAATCATTTTTCTCTTCTACTGGAGGTCGAACAGCTGATCCTGCCATCCATTCTGGACCTCTTGAA GGAGATGACTTGGAGGAATCTGTTAAGGCAgcagaaaatgaaaagaaacaacCCAATATAAAGTCTGTTAACGCCAAGGATGCATTTGTTCCACCCAAATCACCGATCGGGTCATCTCAAAAGATCGAAAGCACGGGCGTTAACCAACCTATAGACCCATTGACACAACAAAAACGACAGAAATCTAGTAATGCTACCGATGAAACGTCATTAAAAGATGTTAGTTGTGCTGGATTGGATGGTTCTCCGTGGCCTGACGAATCGAAAAGCAGGGGAGATCAATTTGAAGATGATAGAGAGTATTTTAGTCATCATAAGCCATCTCCATTAGCGGAAATGGAGATGGCTGATACGAGGAAGCCAATTACGCAGGCGACTGATGTGCCTGCGGATGATGGCATTGCTCTGTATCCCGCCCCTTGGGGCGGGATGATGGTGTGGAGGCCGGAACAACTGGATACGGCTGAAGAGGCTCTTTTGAGAGCTGTGGAGATATGGAAAATGAATGCTATGAGAGGTGATCCGGATTCACCTCAAGGTAGGATTCTTAGAAAGCTTCGTGGTGAAAACTGGTGA
- the LOC125871389 gene encoding extensin-2-like has translation MQMSPLHSQLLVFSTLILLLNVQLTHATSTTTAIAKDQISCTMCSSCDNPCQPISSPPPPPSSDYNFHPPQYCPGGCSQQPPSPPYNGGGGGVGDGDYYYPPTDPSVYPIPPPPNPILPYFPFYFHNPPSPYTVDSKSVQFKNHPFITCLILVLPIFLCL, from the coding sequence ATGCAAATGTCTCCCCTGCATTCTCAATTACTAGTTTTCAGCACCCTCATTTTGCTTCTCAATGTCCAATTAACTCATGCCACGTCGACAACGACAGCAATTGCCAAAGACCAAATATCCTGCACAATGTGCTCCTCCTGTGACAACCCATGTCAGCCCATTTCATCTCCGCCACCACCACCATCATCTGACTATAATTTTCATCCACCACAATATTGCCCGGGAGGTTGCTCTCAGCAGCCTCCATCACCGCCTTATAATGGCGGTGGTGGTGGTGTCGGTGATGGTGATTACTACTATCCTCCGACAGACCCTTCTGTATACCCAATCCCTCCACCTCCAAACCCCATTCTGCCATATTTCCCTTTCTATTTTCACAACCCTCCTTCACCTTATACAGTTGACTCCAAATCTGTTCAGTTCAAGAACCATCCTTTTATCACTTGTCTCATTCTTGTTCTACCCATTTTCTTGTGTCTGTAA
- the LOC125871826 gene encoding uncharacterized protein LOC125871826 — MEGVSTRVYRGLKGYWRRRGYQKLNRNNRVDLSTEGSTRKRKFWKIKLTPKLKLKINFKRFSLKKLLIGLRDAYVNAMLRIANTRGFGGDYGGGIDGFGMRRVKEYDEKVLVEIYKSIIISQGKLGPRDGAAATAKIGPEINVNGN, encoded by the coding sequence ATGGAAGGGGTATCAACCCGGGTATACAGAGGATTAAAGGGTTACTGGAGAAGAAGAGGTTATCAGAAGTTGAATCGGAACAACCGGGTCGACTTATCAACAGAAGGTTCGACCCGAAAACGAAAGTTCTGGAAGATAAAGTTAACCCCCAAATTGaagctgaaaatcaattttaaacGATTCTCACTGAAGAAGCTACTTATTGGGCTGCGTGATGCTTATGTGAATGCGATGCTGAGGATTGCGAATACTCGGGGATTCGGCGGCGATTACGGCGGCGGAATCGACGGATTTGGGATGCGGCGGGTTAAAGAGTACGATGAGAAAGTGCTGGTGGAGATCTATAAGTCTATAATAATTTCTCAGGGAAAATTAGGTCCTCGTGATGGTGCTGCTGCTACTGCTAAAATTGGACCTGAGATTAATGTAAAcggtaattaa